The genomic segment AAGAGGATCACCCAGGCGGGGATTAGCATCAGCAGGTCGCGGAAAACAAGCAGGTAAATATTTTCGCCTTCGCCCAGTTTGGTCGAAAAACAGCCGCAGCTTATTTTCAAGCCGCGCAGGGCGCTGAGCCCCAGGGCGGAGATGAACAGCAGCAGCAGAGCCGTGAGCAGCATGGCGGCGCTGCGCACGCAAATCCCCGAAACCAGGCAAATGCCGGCGAACAATTCGACCCAGGGCAGGATCAGCGCCGGCAGGGTCAGCAGCGACACGGGCAACAGCTTGTAGCTCTCGATGGCCCGGGTGAACTGCATCGGCTGGGCGATCTTGTCCAGGCTGGCGTAAATGAACAGCCCGCCCAGGATCAAGCGGGCCACGACCTGGAACGGCGGCGAAGCCAGCGATTGTTTGAGCTTATCTGGCAAATGCATTTCCCCTCCGTTGCCAATCCCCGACCCCGCCCTGGTAGATCAGGAGGTCTTTGAATCCCCGATCATAGAGCCTCGCGGCCAGGTCGGCGGCATCGGGGCATTTCGGGCCGCCGCAATAGACGATGAGCAGCCGGGCCGAGCGCAGCCGCTGGGCCAGCGGCGGCAGGGCCTCGGCGAACATGGCGACCGGCAGGTTGACGGCTCCGGGGATGAAGCCCAGGCTGTATAGCTCGGGAGGCCGGGCATCGAGCAGAACGACGCTCGGATCGCCGATCATCTGCCTGACCAGCTCGGCGTCGGCTTCGCCGACCTGGACCGGCAGCACGGAGTGGATCGCCTTCCCGCGCACCTTGAACAGGAACAGCGGCGTTTTGGAAAAATAATTGCGCCCCAAGCCGAAAATCACGCTGGCCAGCAGGATGAAGCCAATTTCAAGCAGATTTTTTTTGCGCACGATCATCCCTGGGCAATCAGAAGCAGCAAAATTATAGAGAACACTTTTTCAATCGGAAAAAACGCACTCCGCAGTTTGATCCTGCGGAGTGCCTTTCTTCGGGTTAAGACGCCCTTGTTTACTTGATGGCGGCGAGTAGTTTTTCGATCGTTTTCAGGGCTTCTTTCTCGTTGACGTTGTACCCGCAATACGCATAGACCATATCCGAGGCAGCCGCATAGCAGTCGGTCCCGTTGCAATCGAATTGCTCATCACCATCGACCACGTAATAGCAGTCGGTTTCAGTGCAGCACGCTTCAAACGTGTGGCCCGTGCACAGTTGCGTTGCCCCCGAGCACTCGGCCTTCTTCTTGCAGCCCGTATTGATCACGAACAAACACGCGAGAAGAATGACACCGAATAAAAACGGTTTAGCTATTTTTTTCATTATAAGCCTCCTTAGGGTTAGCATTATAGGGGATAGCAAAATCAAATGTCAACC from the Candidatus Aminicenantes bacterium genome contains:
- a CDS encoding DoxX family membrane protein, encoding MHLPDKLKQSLASPPFQVVARLILGGLFIYASLDKIAQPMQFTRAIESYKLLPVSLLTLPALILPWVELFAGICLVSGICVRSAAMLLTALLLLFISALGLSALRGLKISCGCFSTKLGEGENIYLLVFRDLLMLIPAWVILFFGREKKNS
- a CDS encoding rhodanese-like domain-containing protein, whose protein sequence is MIVRKKNLLEIGFILLASVIFGLGRNYFSKTPLFLFKVRGKAIHSVLPVQVGEADAELVRQMIGDPSVVLLDARPPELYSLGFIPGAVNLPVAMFAEALPPLAQRLRSARLLIVYCGGPKCPDAADLAARLYDRGFKDLLIYQGGVGDWQRRGNAFAR